The Bacillus vallismortis genome window below encodes:
- the ytxJ gene encoding bacillithiol system redox-active protein YtxJ has translation MAKQLIQSEEEFKRIAEQEGTFVFFKHSTTCPISQAAFHEFVAFVNQHEDVPAYYLQVQEARPLSNFIAETYGVKHESPQVFVIQNGEVKWHTSHSQITEAGIKQHLS, from the coding sequence ATGGCAAAACAGCTTATTCAATCTGAGGAAGAATTTAAACGGATTGCAGAACAGGAAGGCACTTTCGTCTTCTTTAAACACAGTACCACATGCCCGATCAGCCAGGCAGCCTTTCATGAGTTTGTTGCCTTTGTAAATCAGCATGAGGATGTGCCGGCTTACTATCTGCAAGTACAAGAAGCCCGGCCGCTGTCAAATTTCATCGCAGAAACATACGGCGTAAAGCACGAAAGCCCTCAGGTTTTCGTCATCCAAAACGGTGAAGTGAAATGGCATACCTCACATTCACAAATTACAGAAGCGGGCATCAAGCAGCATTTGTCATAG
- a CDS encoding YtxH domain-containing protein has product MSKDGINSKDFLIGTLIGGIIGATTALFLAPKSGKELRDDLGSQAVALRDKTDKMTADAKEKGTQYVSIAKDKTSNITQLVADQSGQIMNKVKDLRDRSKSAKTDSSTDMQEMREEAMQAAGETKDQVLQTKEDVKDELKDAQKQAEHINR; this is encoded by the coding sequence ATGAGCAAAGATGGAATTAATAGTAAAGATTTTTTAATCGGAACTTTAATCGGGGGAATCATCGGTGCCACTACCGCTCTTTTTCTAGCGCCGAAATCAGGCAAAGAACTTCGTGACGATCTTGGCAGCCAAGCTGTTGCTTTGCGGGACAAAACTGACAAAATGACGGCAGATGCGAAGGAAAAAGGCACGCAATATGTCAGCATCGCAAAAGACAAAACATCGAACATCACACAGCTTGTAGCGGATCAGTCAGGGCAGATCATGAACAAGGTGAAGGATTTAAGAGACCGGTCTAAATCTGCAAAAACGGATTCATCAACTGATATGCAAGAGATGAGAGAAGAAGCGATGCAGGCGGCCGGCGAAACAAAAGATCAGGTCCTTCAAACGAAAGAAGATGTAAAAGACGAACTGAAAGATGCGCAAAAACAGGCTGAGCATATCAATCGCTGA
- a CDS encoding DUF948 domain-containing protein gives MIIILYLSVALIAVAFLVLVIYLSKTLKSLQLTLKHVASTLEGLEGQMKGITTETAELLHKTNRLAEDIQEKSEKLNTVVHAVQGVGTSVQQFNTSMKQAAGSVSASVRENQDKINQVVTWSQAAMEIWEKWKQKKKSAL, from the coding sequence ATGATTATTATTCTTTATTTAAGCGTTGCACTCATCGCAGTCGCATTTCTCGTATTAGTGATCTACTTGTCTAAGACATTGAAGTCACTGCAGCTGACCCTAAAACATGTCGCATCCACTCTCGAAGGGCTGGAGGGACAAATGAAGGGCATCACAACTGAAACAGCCGAGCTTTTACATAAGACCAACCGCCTGGCTGAAGATATTCAGGAAAAATCAGAAAAGTTGAACACGGTCGTCCATGCTGTTCAAGGAGTGGGCACTTCTGTACAGCAGTTCAATACATCCATGAAACAGGCGGCGGGGTCTGTATCGGCATCAGTAAGAGAAAATCAAGACAAGATCAATCAAGTTGTCACATGGAGCCAAGCAGCAATGGAAATTTGGGAGAAATGGAAGCAAAAGAAAAAGTCGGCTCTGTAA
- the murC gene encoding UDP-N-acetylmuramate--L-alanine ligase, which produces MTVYHFVGIKGTGMSPLAQILHDNGYTVQGSDIEKFIFTQTALEKRNITVLPFSADNIKPDMTVIAGNAFPDTHPEIEKAMSEGIPVIRYHKFLGDYMKKFTSVAVTGAHGKTSTTGLLAHVIQNAKPTSFLIGDGTGQGNENSEYFVFEACEYRRHFLSYQPDYAIMTNIDFDHPDYFSSIDDVFDAFQEMALQVNKGIIACGDDEHLPKIHANVPVVYYGTGEENDFQARNIVKSTEGTTFDVFVRNTFYDTFYIPAYGHHNVLNSLAVIALCHYEEIDSNIIKHALKSFGGVKRRFNEKQLGDQVLIDDYAHHPTEIKVTIEAARQKYPDREIVAVFQPHTFTRTHQFLDQFAESLSGADCVYLCDIFGSARENAGKLTIGDLQGKIHNAKLIEEHDTSVLKAHEKAVLIFMGAGDIQKYMRAYENVMA; this is translated from the coding sequence ATGACTGTTTATCATTTTGTTGGAATAAAAGGGACGGGTATGAGTCCGCTTGCCCAAATACTTCATGATAATGGATATACTGTCCAAGGATCGGATATCGAAAAGTTTATTTTTACGCAAACAGCGCTTGAAAAAAGAAATATTACGGTTCTTCCTTTTAGCGCGGATAATATCAAACCCGACATGACAGTCATTGCCGGAAACGCATTCCCAGACACGCATCCAGAGATTGAAAAAGCCATGTCTGAAGGAATTCCGGTGATACGTTATCATAAGTTTTTAGGCGACTATATGAAAAAATTCACCAGTGTTGCCGTTACGGGCGCACACGGAAAAACGTCGACTACGGGCCTGCTGGCTCACGTGATCCAAAACGCAAAACCGACCTCTTTCTTAATCGGGGACGGAACGGGCCAGGGAAATGAAAACAGCGAATACTTTGTATTTGAAGCGTGCGAATACCGCCGCCATTTCTTAAGCTATCAGCCTGACTACGCGATCATGACGAATATTGATTTTGATCACCCTGATTACTTCTCAAGCATTGACGATGTGTTTGACGCTTTCCAAGAGATGGCTCTTCAAGTCAACAAAGGCATTATTGCCTGCGGAGATGATGAGCATCTGCCGAAAATTCATGCGAACGTCCCGGTTGTGTATTACGGCACTGGGGAAGAAAATGATTTTCAAGCCAGAAACATCGTAAAAAGCACGGAAGGGACAACTTTCGATGTATTTGTCCGCAATACATTCTATGATACGTTTTATATTCCTGCGTACGGCCACCACAATGTATTAAACTCATTGGCGGTCATTGCGTTATGCCATTATGAAGAAATTGATTCCAACATCATTAAGCATGCCCTCAAATCATTCGGCGGCGTCAAACGCAGATTCAATGAGAAGCAGCTCGGGGATCAAGTGCTGATTGATGATTACGCTCATCACCCGACAGAAATAAAAGTGACAATTGAGGCGGCAAGACAGAAATATCCTGATCGTGAAATCGTCGCGGTATTCCAGCCTCACACATTTACGCGGACGCACCAATTCCTTGACCAATTCGCAGAAAGCCTGAGCGGGGCTGATTGTGTGTATTTATGCGATATTTTCGGCTCAGCCCGGGAGAATGCAGGAAAGCTGACGATCGGCGACCTGCAGGGAAAAATTCATAATGCAAAGCTCATTGAAGAACATGATACATCTGTTTTAAAAGCTCATGAAAAAGCCGTTCTCATCTTTATGGGAGCAGGAGATATTCAAAAATATATGAGAGCCTACGAAAACGTCATGGCATAA
- a CDS encoding DNA translocase FtsK has product MSWLHKFFDLFLGESKEDAERETKPAQIPQQQEVHHSEGQLKRLEDPKIYYEYPNGKFRFPVVPDGYNNHELRRRRAPSDKPQSAPRPSAAPHKDRPKNEKEQHTYQTSEPAKKPFKPTNIPSPIYGFNQKPSVNKDVPKQPSDALKAPDKSVEKEKVTLLSEEIERERFYTDPAADRAEQHVKEGSFLRDPQFEEQPSGVLNGKSAERDEALAKNPAEPSDNKGPAASGIQQPEKEASFFAAEPDEKPKTLTNTVTERQEESSDSSVNLEDTETAENQEELAVKQPEKLEELVFQAEHDEEQKAPESLTEAVSEAELSEEPSDSAVNNDRASAPETAETPAVREEQIEIQQEEPFSHAGYGRSASEALTQAETEAKESEEPSGSIIETEDTKIDVQPDNHIESEHDDNMELGSRPFSEARENRREIREEETHAAADESQKRPVMQEKHTEQSASPQKGPSVPFNVMMLKRDTHKQQKAEERRGSYVFPNVALLDVPPAQVQDDTAWIEEQRQLLDLTLKNFNVRANVVHVTQGPSVTRFEVHPEPGVKVNKITNLSDDIKLSLSAKDIRIEAPIPGKNTIGIEVPNRTSKVVDLRQMIRSPAFRTSKSPLTAALGLDISGNPVVIDLKKMPHGLIAGATGSGKSVCINTILVSLLYKADPSEVKVLLIDPKMVELAPYNKIPHLVSPVITDAKAATAALKWVVEEMERRYELFAHSGVRDIDRFNQLTADHHTGEKLPYLVVVIDELADLMMVAPNDVEESIARIAQKARACGIHLLVATQRPSVDVITGLIKANIPTRIAFSVSSQVDSRTIIDIAGAEKLLGKGDMLFLENGSGKPVRLQGNFVSDREIDRVVSHVRNQMPPTYLFEQEELVRQGSALKEEDELFDEACEYVVEQNSASTSSLQRRFRIGYNRAARLIDMMEAEGMISEAKGSKPREVLITASDLINE; this is encoded by the coding sequence ATGAGTTGGCTTCATAAATTTTTTGATTTGTTTTTAGGCGAGAGCAAAGAGGATGCTGAACGGGAAACAAAACCCGCTCAAATTCCGCAGCAACAAGAAGTACATCATTCCGAAGGACAATTAAAAAGATTGGAAGATCCTAAAATATATTATGAATATCCAAACGGCAAGTTCCGTTTTCCAGTCGTGCCTGATGGATACAACAATCATGAGCTGAGAAGGCGCCGCGCACCTTCGGACAAGCCGCAATCCGCGCCCCGACCAAGCGCCGCACCGCACAAGGACCGCCCGAAAAATGAAAAAGAGCAGCATACATATCAAACATCAGAGCCGGCGAAGAAACCGTTTAAACCGACAAATATCCCTTCGCCTATATATGGATTCAATCAAAAACCATCCGTCAATAAGGATGTGCCGAAACAGCCTTCTGACGCATTGAAGGCACCGGACAAATCTGTTGAAAAAGAGAAGGTAACACTGCTGTCAGAAGAAATTGAACGTGAACGCTTCTATACAGATCCAGCTGCTGACAGAGCGGAACAGCACGTAAAAGAAGGGTCTTTCCTCCGGGATCCCCAATTTGAAGAACAGCCTTCTGGTGTCTTAAACGGAAAGTCTGCAGAGCGTGATGAAGCGCTGGCGAAGAACCCAGCCGAGCCGTCAGATAACAAAGGGCCAGCTGCATCCGGCATTCAGCAGCCAGAAAAAGAGGCGTCTTTCTTCGCTGCTGAACCTGATGAAAAGCCTAAGACACTGACAAATACCGTGACCGAGAGACAAGAAGAATCGTCAGACAGCAGTGTAAACCTTGAAGACACTGAAACGGCTGAGAATCAAGAAGAACTAGCAGTAAAACAGCCTGAGAAATTAGAAGAACTTGTCTTCCAAGCTGAACATGATGAGGAACAAAAAGCACCTGAGTCTCTGACAGAGGCAGTATCTGAGGCTGAATTATCGGAAGAGCCGTCAGACAGCGCAGTAAATAATGACCGCGCAAGCGCGCCAGAAACTGCTGAGACCCCTGCTGTTCGAGAAGAGCAAATAGAAATTCAACAGGAAGAGCCTTTCTCGCATGCTGGCTATGGGCGTTCAGCATCTGAGGCTCTGACTCAAGCAGAAACAGAAGCCAAAGAATCAGAAGAGCCATCAGGCAGCATAATAGAAACTGAGGACACGAAGATAGATGTTCAGCCAGACAATCATATAGAATCGGAGCACGATGACAACATGGAACTGGGTTCCAGACCGTTTTCTGAAGCCCGTGAAAACCGGCGGGAGATCCGTGAAGAAGAGACACATGCAGCTGCAGATGAATCGCAAAAAAGGCCTGTCATGCAGGAGAAACATACTGAACAAAGCGCATCTCCTCAAAAAGGGCCGTCCGTTCCTTTTAATGTCATGATGCTGAAAAGAGATACGCACAAACAGCAAAAAGCAGAGGAGCGCCGCGGCAGCTATGTGTTTCCGAATGTTGCACTGCTTGACGTCCCGCCAGCGCAAGTTCAAGATGATACTGCGTGGATCGAAGAACAGCGCCAGCTTCTTGATTTGACCCTGAAAAATTTCAATGTCCGCGCCAATGTCGTCCATGTGACCCAGGGGCCGTCTGTCACAAGATTCGAAGTGCATCCTGAGCCAGGCGTAAAAGTGAATAAAATCACCAACTTGTCTGATGATATTAAACTCAGCCTGTCCGCAAAAGATATTCGGATCGAAGCGCCGATTCCGGGGAAAAACACGATCGGAATTGAAGTTCCGAACCGCACGAGCAAGGTGGTTGATTTACGCCAGATGATTCGCAGCCCAGCTTTCAGGACAAGCAAGTCACCGCTTACAGCAGCACTGGGATTGGATATCTCAGGAAACCCTGTCGTCATCGACTTGAAGAAAATGCCGCATGGCTTGATTGCCGGTGCTACGGGCTCGGGGAAAAGCGTATGCATCAATACAATATTAGTCAGCCTGCTGTATAAAGCTGATCCGAGTGAAGTAAAGGTGCTGCTGATTGATCCGAAAATGGTAGAGCTGGCTCCCTACAATAAAATTCCTCATCTCGTCAGCCCGGTCATCACTGACGCCAAAGCGGCTACGGCTGCTTTAAAATGGGTCGTTGAGGAAATGGAGCGGCGCTATGAGCTGTTTGCCCATTCGGGAGTCCGCGACATTGACCGGTTTAATCAATTAACTGCAGATCATCACACGGGCGAAAAGCTGCCTTATTTAGTTGTGGTTATTGATGAGCTTGCTGATTTGATGATGGTGGCTCCAAATGATGTCGAAGAGAGCATTGCGCGGATTGCCCAAAAAGCCAGAGCGTGCGGAATCCATCTGCTCGTCGCAACTCAGCGGCCGTCAGTCGATGTCATTACCGGTCTGATTAAGGCGAATATCCCGACGAGAATCGCATTTTCTGTCTCAAGCCAGGTTGATTCCCGAACAATTATTGATATAGCCGGTGCGGAAAAGCTTCTCGGAAAAGGCGATATGCTCTTTTTGGAAAACGGCTCGGGAAAACCGGTCCGCCTGCAAGGCAACTTTGTATCGGACCGCGAAATCGACCGCGTCGTTTCCCACGTCAGAAATCAAATGCCGCCAACCTATTTATTTGAACAAGAAGAGCTGGTAAGACAAGGCTCAGCCCTGAAAGAAGAGGATGAACTGTTTGACGAAGCGTGTGAGTATGTGGTTGAGCAAAACAGCGCGAGCACTTCAAGCCTGCAAAGAAGATTCAGAATCGGATACAATCGCGCGGCAAGGCTGATTGATATGATGGAAGCGGAAGGCATGATCTCTGAGGCAAAAGGAAGCAAACCTCGTGAGGTGCTGATCACAGCAAGTGATTTAATAAACGAATAA
- the ytpR gene encoding YtpR family tRNA-binding protein has translation MNAFYNNEGVGDTLLISLQDVTREQIGYEKHGDVVKIFNNETKETTGFNIFNASSYLTIDENGPVALSETFVQDVNEILNRNGVEETVVVDLSPKFVVGYVESKEKHPNADKLSVCKVNVGEETLQIVCGAPNVDQGQKVVVAKVGAVMPSGLVIKDAELRGVPSSGMICSAKELALPDAPAEKGILVLEGDHEAGDAFQF, from the coding sequence ATGAACGCATTTTATAATAATGAAGGTGTGGGAGACACGCTTCTGATCTCTCTTCAAGATGTGACTCGCGAACAAATAGGCTATGAAAAACACGGCGATGTCGTTAAAATTTTTAATAACGAAACAAAGGAAACAACGGGCTTCAACATTTTCAACGCGTCTTCTTACTTGACCATTGATGAAAACGGCCCTGTTGCGCTCTCAGAAACGTTCGTGCAAGATGTAAATGAGATTCTAAACCGAAACGGCGTTGAAGAAACAGTAGTCGTTGATTTATCTCCGAAGTTTGTTGTTGGATATGTGGAATCAAAAGAAAAACATCCGAACGCGGATAAATTAAGCGTATGTAAAGTCAATGTAGGAGAAGAAACGCTTCAGATCGTCTGCGGCGCGCCTAATGTTGACCAAGGACAAAAAGTGGTCGTTGCCAAAGTCGGAGCTGTGATGCCGAGCGGACTTGTCATTAAGGATGCTGAGCTTCGCGGCGTTCCGTCAAGCGGAATGATCTGTTCAGCAAAAGAGCTCGCTTTGCCGGATGCTCCGGCTGAAAAAGGAATCCTTGTGTTAGAAGGAGACCATGAGGCGGGAGACGCATTTCAGTTTTAG
- a CDS encoding DUF1444 domain-containing protein, giving the protein MKMTSRKLSDILKQRLQHVNRSFLFDREKDTLRVEDQTTKKGITLDLPPIIAKWELKKDEAIDEIVYYVSEAMTAMEGKAQEMSGKESRIYPVIRSTSFPDKSSEDIPLIYDDHTAETRIYYALDLGKTYRLIDQRMLEKENWTKERIRETAAFNLRSLPAVVKEDTVAGNHFYFFRANDGYDASRVLNEAILNEYKERAEGELAISVPHQDVLILADIRNESGYDILGQMSMSFFAGGTVPITALSFLYNEGKLEPVFILAKSRPKKD; this is encoded by the coding sequence TTGAAAATGACCTCAAGGAAGCTGTCAGATATTCTGAAACAGCGCCTTCAGCACGTGAATCGCTCCTTTCTGTTTGACAGAGAAAAAGACACCCTCCGTGTTGAGGATCAAACGACCAAAAAAGGAATTACGCTCGACCTGCCGCCGATTATTGCAAAATGGGAGCTGAAAAAAGACGAAGCCATTGATGAAATTGTGTATTACGTCTCAGAAGCAATGACGGCAATGGAAGGGAAGGCTCAGGAAATGTCCGGAAAAGAAAGCCGTATTTACCCGGTGATCCGCTCGACTTCTTTCCCGGACAAGTCCAGCGAAGATATTCCGCTCATTTATGATGATCATACCGCAGAAACAAGAATTTATTACGCGCTTGACCTCGGGAAAACCTACCGTTTAATCGATCAGCGCATGCTTGAGAAAGAAAACTGGACAAAAGAGCGGATCAGAGAGACGGCTGCATTTAATCTCCGTTCCCTGCCGGCGGTTGTCAAAGAGGATACAGTTGCGGGCAATCACTTTTATTTCTTCAGAGCAAACGACGGTTACGACGCCAGCCGGGTTCTGAACGAAGCGATTTTAAATGAGTACAAGGAACGTGCAGAAGGTGAGCTGGCGATCTCTGTTCCGCATCAGGACGTTCTGATTCTTGCTGACATCCGGAATGAATCGGGGTATGATATTCTAGGGCAAATGTCGATGAGCTTCTTTGCTGGCGGCACCGTTCCGATTACAGCCCTTTCATTTTTGTACAATGAAGGAAAGCTGGAACCGGTGTTTATCCTGGCGAAAAGCCGTCCGAAAAAGGATTAG
- a CDS encoding thioredoxin family protein, producing the protein MKKIESTQELEKAVKDDWAVFMFSADWCPDCRFVEPFLPELEANFPEFTYYYVDRDKFIDTCAEWEIYGIPSFVVFNEGKEVNRFVSKDRKTKEEIEQFLTDSLAKA; encoded by the coding sequence ATGAAAAAAATTGAATCAACTCAAGAGCTGGAAAAAGCGGTAAAGGATGATTGGGCGGTATTTATGTTTTCAGCTGACTGGTGCCCTGATTGCCGTTTTGTAGAGCCTTTTCTGCCTGAACTGGAAGCGAACTTCCCTGAATTCACTTACTACTACGTAGACCGCGACAAATTCATTGATACATGTGCAGAGTGGGAAATTTACGGAATCCCAAGCTTTGTGGTATTTAATGAAGGAAAAGAAGTGAATCGTTTTGTGAGCAAAGACCGCAAAACAAAAGAAGAAATTGAACAATTTTTAACAGACTCTCTCGCTAAAGCGTAA
- a CDS encoding YtoQ family protein: MKFIVYLAGEIHSNWREEIKEKTKSLKLPITFVGPMENHDRSDNIGEEIVGVQPNAVLKDDKASDMNNFRTAVLMNKADFVIALFGEKYKQWNTAMDASYAIAKGKPLIIIRPESLHHPLKELSNKANITVETVNQAIKALSYLFETE, translated from the coding sequence ATGAAGTTTATCGTCTATTTAGCTGGAGAAATCCACAGCAATTGGCGGGAAGAAATCAAAGAGAAAACAAAATCACTGAAGCTGCCGATTACGTTTGTCGGCCCGATGGAAAATCATGACCGCTCAGACAATATCGGAGAAGAAATTGTGGGCGTTCAGCCAAATGCCGTTTTGAAGGATGACAAAGCCTCAGACATGAACAACTTCAGAACCGCTGTCCTGATGAATAAAGCAGACTTTGTGATCGCTCTGTTTGGCGAAAAATACAAACAGTGGAACACGGCAATGGATGCCTCATATGCGATTGCAAAAGGAAAACCCCTGATTATCATCCGGCCGGAATCGCTCCATCATCCTTTAAAAGAGCTTTCCAACAAAGCAAATATAACGGTTGAAACCGTGAATCAAGCCATTAAAGCCCTCTCCTATCTATTTGAAACAGAATAA
- a CDS encoding M42 family metallopeptidase — MNQETKALFQTLTQLPGAPGNEHQVRAFMKQELAKYADDIVQDRLGSVFGVRKGEEGAPRIMVAGHMDEVGFMVTSITDNGLLRFQTLGGWWSQVLLAQRVEIQTDNGPVPGVISSIPPHLLTDAQRNRPMDVKNMMIDIGADDKEDAIKIGIKPGQQIVPVCPFTTMANEKKLLSKAWDNRYGCGLSIELLKELHGKELPNTLYAGATVQEEVGLRGAQTASHMIKPDLFFALDASPANDMSGDKNEFGQLGKGFLLRILDRTTVMHRGMREFVLDMAETHDIPYQYFVSGGGTDAGRVHISNSGVPSAVIGICSRYIHTNASIIHIDDYAAAKEMLIKLVTACDKQTVAAIKENM; from the coding sequence ATGAATCAAGAAACGAAAGCGCTTTTCCAAACACTGACGCAGCTTCCCGGCGCGCCGGGCAATGAGCATCAGGTTCGTGCTTTTATGAAGCAGGAGCTGGCTAAATATGCCGATGACATCGTTCAGGACAGACTGGGAAGTGTTTTCGGAGTCAGAAAGGGTGAAGAGGGCGCACCGAGAATCATGGTAGCCGGGCATATGGACGAAGTCGGCTTCATGGTCACATCCATTACAGACAACGGGCTGCTCAGATTTCAGACGCTTGGGGGCTGGTGGAGCCAGGTGCTGCTGGCACAGCGAGTTGAAATTCAAACAGATAACGGGCCGGTTCCGGGTGTGATTTCAAGCATACCGCCTCACCTGCTGACAGATGCTCAGCGAAACCGCCCGATGGATGTCAAAAACATGATGATCGATATTGGAGCGGATGATAAGGAAGACGCTATTAAAATCGGCATAAAACCGGGACAGCAGATTGTGCCTGTGTGTCCGTTTACGACGATGGCGAATGAAAAGAAACTTTTATCAAAAGCATGGGATAACCGATATGGCTGCGGCTTGAGCATTGAACTTCTGAAGGAATTGCACGGAAAAGAACTTCCGAATACGCTCTATGCGGGTGCGACCGTTCAAGAAGAAGTAGGGCTGAGGGGCGCGCAGACGGCTTCTCATATGATTAAACCGGATTTGTTTTTCGCCCTCGATGCCAGCCCGGCAAACGATATGAGCGGAGACAAAAATGAATTTGGCCAGCTTGGAAAAGGCTTTTTGCTCCGCATTCTTGACAGAACGACAGTCATGCACCGCGGAATGAGAGAATTTGTTCTTGATATGGCGGAAACGCATGACATTCCGTATCAATATTTTGTATCCGGCGGGGGAACGGATGCGGGCAGAGTTCATATTTCGAACAGCGGTGTTCCGTCAGCGGTTATCGGCATTTGTTCACGCTACATTCATACGAACGCTTCGATCATTCATATTGATGATTATGCTGCTGCTAAAGAAATGCTCATCAAACTTGTGACAGCCTGCGATAAGCAGACGGTGGCTGCGATTAAAGAAAATATGTAA
- a CDS encoding PepSY domain-containing protein, which yields MKLRHLLLGAGLGICTAVVVKQYVMKPYISSEKALRIVKSAFKQRGPIDGSWIYTQPEPYNVNGETVQVYKTGITRSAFGELEQYEVMVDAKTGDIVDVIDTIAS from the coding sequence ATGAAATTGCGTCATCTTCTTTTAGGAGCAGGACTTGGCATTTGTACGGCCGTCGTTGTGAAACAGTATGTGATGAAGCCTTATATTTCTTCAGAAAAAGCGCTTCGTATCGTAAAATCCGCTTTTAAGCAGCGGGGGCCGATTGACGGATCATGGATTTACACCCAGCCGGAGCCTTATAATGTGAATGGAGAAACGGTACAGGTATACAAAACCGGCATTACACGATCCGCTTTCGGAGAATTAGAGCAGTATGAAGTCATGGTGGACGCGAAAACGGGGGACATTGTAGATGTCATTGATACAATCGCCTCCTAA